A stretch of the Candidatus Jettenia sp. AMX2 genome encodes the following:
- the dnaA gene encoding chromosomal replication initiator protein DnaA, with the protein MESCIKIWDDVLQNIREKVGPLRFNLWFKNTRLESLDDNYANILVPNVFTQVWLQENFSGILREGIGRLVNNNELNVRFSILNNGGENALSVPIVSLPDKKVEDNKKHLPFNRILKLEDFIVGPNNRLAYTAALEMINDRCPAFNPLFIHGPVGVGKTHILQGVWNRVKEEQDTNAVYMPAEKWTNEFIYSLQKGKMETFRQKYRNVEMFLIDDVHFLSNKQGVQEEFLHTFNALYELNKKIIFASDAHPKMIAQLKENLASRFMSGMVTRIDKPGYPMRLLILRSKAAKFDIHFPEEVLQFIAEKFNDNVREVESALTTLSAHARFNERKIDLQLASEVLGEFFCSEGKIIKADEIEEEVIAYFNISRNELHSSKKMKSVSFPRQVCMYLMKTLLNWSYQQIGNYFGSKKHSTVMFAIKKIKEQIENDKQFKVFLEMLTERIKKQKR; encoded by the coding sequence ATGGAATCTTGCATAAAAATCTGGGATGATGTTTTACAAAATATCAGGGAAAAAGTGGGCCCATTGCGATTTAATTTGTGGTTTAAAAATACCAGACTTGAATCTTTGGATGATAATTATGCGAACATTCTGGTACCAAATGTATTTACCCAGGTTTGGCTCCAGGAGAATTTTTCTGGCATTCTGAGAGAGGGTATCGGGAGGTTAGTAAATAATAATGAACTCAATGTAAGGTTCTCAATTTTAAATAATGGTGGAGAAAATGCATTATCAGTTCCAATTGTCTCTTTGCCGGACAAGAAGGTTGAAGATAATAAAAAACATTTACCCTTTAACAGGATTTTGAAACTAGAAGATTTTATTGTCGGACCGAATAACAGGCTCGCATATACCGCGGCACTTGAGATGATTAATGACAGGTGTCCTGCTTTTAACCCGCTTTTTATTCATGGTCCTGTTGGTGTCGGAAAAACTCATATTCTCCAGGGTGTTTGGAACCGGGTTAAGGAAGAGCAGGATACCAACGCTGTTTATATGCCGGCAGAAAAGTGGACAAATGAATTTATTTATTCATTGCAAAAAGGGAAGATGGAGACCTTCCGGCAGAAATACAGGAATGTGGAAATGTTTCTCATTGACGATGTTCATTTTCTTTCCAATAAACAGGGTGTGCAGGAAGAGTTTTTACACACCTTTAATGCGTTATATGAACTGAATAAGAAGATCATCTTCGCAAGTGACGCACATCCAAAAATGATTGCTCAGCTGAAGGAAAATCTTGCCAGCCGTTTTATGTCTGGTATGGTTACCAGAATAGATAAGCCTGGTTATCCAATGAGGCTTTTGATCCTGAGATCAAAAGCTGCAAAATTTGATATACATTTTCCTGAAGAAGTTCTGCAATTCATTGCGGAGAAGTTTAACGATAATGTGCGGGAAGTTGAAAGCGCATTGACAACGTTATCGGCGCATGCCCGGTTTAATGAAAGAAAAATCGACTTGCAACTTGCCAGTGAGGTTCTGGGTGAATTCTTTTGTAGTGAAGGAAAAATTATAAAGGCCGATGAGATAGAAGAAGAAGTAATAGCGTATTTCAATATTTCACGGAACGAACTTCATTCAAGTAAAAAAATGAAATCTGTTTCATTCCCCCGCCAGGTATGTATGTATTTGATGAAAACACTTCTTAATTGGTCGTATCAGCAAATTGGAAATTATTTTGGCAGCAAAAAACATTCTACGGTGATGTTTGCTATTAAAAAAATTAAAGAACAGATTGAGAATGATAAACAATTTAAGGTGTTTCTTGAGATGCTTACAGAAAGGATTAAGAAACAGAAAAGATAA
- a CDS encoding Xaa-Pro peptidase family protein: MDKLNTLKKKLKEEKVDGFLVTNEINIRYITGFTGSESILFITPENDYLFTDFRYIEQARLDVPWVKIVERKVSLVKTICRILKYLNIKKLYVEPSYLTLTQYNEIKKGVKGIHILSGQGSIEKYRKLKTPEEIKKIQEAITIAERAYHVVREKIKVGMSEKNLADILEFEIRKQGGERSAFEIICAAGSHASQPHARATNKKIQAKDMVLIDWGACFQFYNSDLTRIIFTDKISPKLKEIYGIVVNAQAIAINCVKPGVMAKDVDSAARNYIEKEGYGKSFGHGLGHGIGLEVHEGPVINKRSREKLKEGMVFTIEPGIYIPGWGGVRIEDIILVTANGCKVLSNLSMK; this comes from the coding sequence ATGGATAAACTGAATACATTAAAGAAAAAATTAAAGGAAGAAAAGGTTGATGGTTTTTTAGTTACCAACGAAATAAATATTCGTTATATTACGGGATTTACCGGTTCGGAAAGTATTCTCTTCATTACACCAGAGAATGATTATTTATTTACTGATTTCCGCTATATTGAACAGGCCAGGCTTGATGTTCCCTGGGTTAAGATCGTAGAAAGAAAAGTCTCATTAGTAAAAACAATATGCAGGATATTAAAATATCTGAATATCAAGAAGCTCTATGTTGAGCCATCTTACCTAACCTTGACTCAGTACAACGAAATAAAAAAAGGAGTAAAGGGTATTCATATTCTATCCGGGCAAGGGAGTATTGAAAAATACCGGAAGCTGAAAACGCCCGAAGAAATCAAAAAAATACAGGAAGCGATTACTATTGCTGAAAGGGCATACCATGTGGTAAGAGAAAAAATAAAAGTGGGTATGTCAGAAAAAAACCTAGCAGATATTTTGGAATTTGAAATAAGAAAACAGGGCGGGGAGAGAAGTGCATTTGAAATTATTTGTGCTGCTGGTTCGCATGCCTCGCAACCGCATGCCCGCGCAACGAATAAAAAAATACAGGCAAAAGATATGGTCTTAATCGATTGGGGTGCCTGTTTTCAGTTTTATAATTCAGACTTGACAAGGATTATATTTACAGATAAAATATCCCCGAAATTAAAGGAAATTTATGGTATCGTTGTTAATGCCCAGGCAATTGCTATCAATTGTGTAAAACCAGGGGTAATGGCAAAAGATGTCGATTCTGCAGCCAGGAATTATATAGAAAAAGAAGGATATGGAAAGAGTTTCGGGCATGGCCTAGGGCATGGCATCGGCCTTGAAGTTCATGAAGGACCGGTGATTAACAAAAGAAGCAGGGAAAAATTAAAAGAAGGAATGGTGTTTACCATCGAACCAGGAATTTACATACCGGGGTGGGGAGGTGTTCGTATAGAAGATATAATTTTAGTTACCGCAAACGGGTGTAAGGTCTTAAGTAACTTGTCAATGAAATAA
- the accB gene encoding acetyl-CoA carboxylase biotin carboxyl carrier protein produces the protein MNIIDKVKQLISIMNENELSEIEIQEDVTKIRLKKKGGGTATSLIPVTSSALYQQKPEQEFQPAMISKETENFIEIVSPMVGTFYRSSSPGADPLANVGDVVNDETVVCIIEAMKIMNEVKAETTGEIVDIYINDGEAVEYGQPLFRVKPQQK, from the coding sequence ATGAATATTATAGACAAGGTAAAGCAATTAATATCGATAATGAATGAAAATGAATTATCTGAAATTGAAATTCAGGAAGATGTAACGAAAATCAGACTAAAGAAAAAGGGTGGGGGGACTGCTACTTCCCTTATACCTGTAACATCATCTGCACTCTATCAACAAAAACCGGAGCAAGAATTTCAGCCAGCTATGATTTCAAAAGAAACTGAAAATTTCATTGAAATAGTTTCTCCTATGGTAGGCACTTTTTATCGTTCAAGTTCTCCCGGAGCGGATCCTCTCGCCAATGTTGGTGATGTGGTAAATGACGAGACGGTTGTTTGCATAATTGAGGCAATGAAAATAATGAATGAGGTAAAAGCGGAGACTACAGGTGAAATAGTTGATATTTATATAAATGATGGCGAAGCCGTAGAGTATGGTCAGCCTTTATTTCGCGTTAAACCTCAGCAAAAATGA